CTCCCCTGAAAACATATCGTTTACCAGCCTGCGGGTACGTATTTCGATCAGGCGTACCTTTTTAAGAATGTCACGCGATACGACAGCCATCTACGGAACCTCGATTTCGTTAAAAATCTTCTGGACGATATCCTCTGAAGTCAACTCTTCGGCTTCGGCTTCATAGGTCAAAATTATCCGGTGCCGGAGAACATCCATACCGATCTGCTTGACATCTTCGGGCGTTATATATCCGCGTCCCCGTAAAAAGGCATGCGCCTTGGAAGCGAGGTTGAGACAGATCGAGGCCCGTGGCGATGCGCCGTAGGCGATATACTGCGATAGGGGAAGATCAAAGGCTTCCGGTTGACGGGTGGCCATGACGATATTGACGATATAATCCTTGACCTTTTCATCGACATAGATCTCATTTATAACCTTGCGAGCCTCAAGGATATCGGTCGGTTGAATGACCTTGTCAGCCTTCAGCTCCTGCCCTACAGTCATCCGGTTCATTATCTCCAGTTCTTCCTCGCGCTGGGGATATGTGATCTTAATTTTGAGCATGAAACGGTCGACCTGGGCCTCGGGCAAAGGATAAGTGCCCTCCTGTTCAATCGGGTTTTGGGTGGCCAGCACCATAAAAGGTCTATCGAGCGGGTAA
The window above is part of the Candidatus Zixiibacteriota bacterium genome. Proteins encoded here:
- a CDS encoding AAA domain-containing protein — its product is MNQDIEAIQAEVEQKSKFLSELTAQIRRVIVGQDYLVDRLLIGLLADGHILIEGVPGLAKTLSIRTLADSIAASFQRIQFTPDLLPADLIGTMVFSPQEGKFYAKKGPIFAHLILADEINRAPAKVQSALLEAMQERQVTIGEATYPLDRPFMVLATQNPIEQEGTYPLPEAQVDRFMLKIKITYPQREEELEIMNRMTVGQELKADKVIQPTDILEARKVINEIYVDEKVKDYIVNIVMATRQPEAFDLPLSQYIAYGASPRASICLNLASKAHAFLRGRGYITPEDVKQIGMDVLRHRIILTYEAEAEELTSEDIVQKIFNEIEVP